Sequence from the Sphingomonas koreensis genome:
CCGGAATGGTCCGCGCCGCCCAGTCGTCCCAATTGTAGATATGGAGGTCGGTGCCGCAGATGGCGGTGCGCCGGACGCGGATCAGGATATCGTCGGGACCGGGCGTGGGCACCGGTGCTTCCGTCTCCCAGATGCCTTCGCGCGCGTGCAGCTTGGCGAGGCCGCGCATGGTCGCGCAGCTGTGAGCGGCGCGGGGCAGCGATGTGGCTGGGATGGCGTTCACGGGATCAGGTCCAGCTTGCGGCCGACCGAAACAAAGATGTCCGCGGCCTGTTCGACTTGATCGGCCGTCAGGCCCGCCGACATCTGGGTGCGGATGCGCGCCTTGCCGTGCGGCACCACGGGGAAGGAGAAGCCGGCGACCAGCACGCCCGCGTCGATCAGCTCGGCGGCGGCGCGTTGCGCCTTGGCCGCGTCGTGCAGCATCACCGGGATGATCGGATGCTCGCCGGGCAGCAGGTCGAAGCCGGCATGGGTGAGGCGGTCACGGAACAATGCTGCGTTGGCCGCCAGGTGCCGGCGCAGCGCGTCGCCCTCGTCCGAAGCGGCGATCCCGATCGCCGCAAGGCTGGCGCCGCAAATGGCGGGCGCGAGCGCATTGGAGAAGAGATAGGGCCGCGCCCGCTGGCGGAGCAGGTCGATCACCGGCTGGCGCGCGGCGACGAACCCGCCCATCGCGCCGCCCAGCGCCTTGCCATAGGTTCCGGTGAGGATATCGACCTTGTCCGCGACGCCGCGGAACGCACCCGATCCGCGCCCGCCTTCGCCGATGATGCCGGTCGCGTGGCAATCGTCGACCAGCAACAGGGCGTCGAACCGCTGGGCGAGCGCCGCGATCTCGTCCAGCGGCGCGATGGCGCCGTCCATCGAGAAGACGCCGTCGGTCGCGATCAGGATCGTCCGTGCGCCGTCCGCGCGGGCGGTCGTCAGCACTCGCTCCAGATCGGCGATGTCCGACGTCGCGTAGCGATAGCGCTTGGCCTTTGACAGCCGGACGCCGTCGATGATGGAGGCGTGGTTGAGCGTGTCGGAGACGATCGCGTCCTCGGCGCTCAGCAGGGGTTCGAAGACGCCGCCATTGGCGTCGAATGCGGCTGCGAACAGGATCGCGTCGTCATAGCCGAGATAGGCGGCGGTCTCGGCTTCAAGCTGCTTGTGGAGGGTCTGGGTGCCGCAGATGAAGCGGACCGAGGCGAGCCCGGCGCCCCAGTTGCGCGTGGCCGCGATCGCCGCTTCGACGACGCGCGGATCGGCGGCAAGGCCGAGATAGTTGTTCGCACAGAGGTTCAGCATCGACGGGGGGCCGCCCTCGATGCGCACGGCGGCGCCCTGCGGGGTCGTCAGCACCCGCTCGGGCTTCATCAGTCCGTCGGCACGGATTGCGGACAGCTCTGCTTCGATACGATCGTAGAATCCACCAGCCATCGTGGCACTCCCTCATCCTGAGAAAGCGCAAATACGGTATAATGGACCATAAGTCCACTATACTGGAATCTAGCTGGCGACGACCAGCAGCGCACGGGCGCGGCGTTTCGCCTTGTTGGTGATCCGGTGCGGCACATCGGCGGCGTAGCGCGCCGTGCTGCCCTGCGGCACGGCGACCTTCTGCGTGCCGGCCTCGACTTCGAACGTGCCTTCGAGCACGGTCAGATGCTCGCGCGTTCCCTTGGCATGCGGCTGCGAAACCAGGCTGCCGCCGGGCTCGAACCGCAGTTCATACCATTCCAGCGTCTCCGCGTGATTTGCGGGGCTGAGAATGCGCAGCGTGCAAAGCCCGTCATCGGTGCGGATCTCGGGGGTGAACGCCTCGCTCGCCACCTCGATCTGGTCGCGCGCTTCGCGGGCCGTGACGCCGATCAGTTCGGCGACGTCGACCTTGAGCGCGTTGGCCAGCGACCAGACCGTGGCGAGCGTCGGGTTCGCCTGACCCCGCTCGATCTGCGACAGCATCGATCGCGATACGCTCGACATCCGCGCCAGGTCGTCGAGCGTCAGCGACTGCCGCTTGCGAAAGGCCTGAATAAAGGGCCCGATCTGGGGCGACCCGTCAGACGACATCGCGGTGCCGTTGCGCGCGGACGGGGCGTGCAATTCTCATGGACATTGCTTGCCGCTACCGCATTCCGGCGGAAATGTCGCCATTCGGAGCGCGTGATCCCGAAGCCGGCGATTGGTCTGGAGCCCGTCCAGGTGATGCGATCGCGGCCCGGGAGTCGCCGCCTTCTCTCCGGTCTGCCAGGATGTCGGTGTTTCATACGTTACGACGGCGTTGGCTTCCCTCAGTTTCTTCGCGATACATGCCGGCCTGTAGTCGATACGCAAGTCGACTTCCGCTCTCCTGTCTGTCCATTGGCGTCGTGGTCCCGGGACTCTATCGGTCGCGTATTAGACGTGCGATGCCTGTACTTGTTACAAAGTGATCGATACCTCCATTCGGGAGCGATCAATTTACCCGCCTACCCGAAATAAATATTTATTTACCATATTGGGTAATTCTCCCCCTGTAGCCGCGACAGGCAGGCGGCTCATGGGTGAGGTATGAATAGCGGGATTGTTATCATGGCGTTCGATCCGAAAAAATGCCGGGATACCGCCGGCATTGGTGGTCCTGCATCCCATTCCTCGCTCGTCGGTGGCTCCTGGCCTCGTCCGGAGCCGCCTTCCTCGTTGAGGAGTGGTGACAATGACCAGATCATCGCTGATTTCGTTCGTTCTCGCGGCATGCGTCCCCGCCCTGGTGCCGGTGGCGCCGGCCTGGGCGGCCAGACTTAGAATTTCGCCGATCGGGGTCCATCTGACGGCAACCGAGCGGGCCGGGGCCATCACCATCGTCAATACCGACGATCGGCCGGTCAACCTTCAGCTCCGCATCTACGAATGGTCCGAGCGCGAGGACGGTCAGGAGCAGCTCGACAGGACCGACGACATGATCGTCAGCCCGCCGGCGATCACCGTGCCCGCGGGGGCGTCCTACACGATCCGCGTCGCCCGGCCGATGATCGCCCCCGTGAATGGCGAGCTGGCCTATCGGTTGCTGATCGACGAACTGCCGCAACCCGACGATCCCCGCACGACGGGGCAGGGCGTCAAGATGGTGCTGCGCAACTCCCTCCCTGTCTTCGTGACCGACGCGAAGGCGATGGCCGAACTCAAATGGGCCGTCTGGCAGGACGAGGCTGGGGTGCATGTCCGGGCCGAGAATCAGGGCAAGCGTCATGCGAAGATCGTCAACCTGATGCTTCAGACCCCGTCGGGGCACCCGCTCAGCTTTGGCGGGGGGCTCAACGGCTATGTGCTGGGCGGAGCGACCCGGGTCTTCACTCTCCCCGTCGATGCGCCGGGCGCAGGGGCGCGGCTTCGCGACGGCGACAGCGTCAGCCTCGTCGCGAAGAACGACGCGCTCGACGTCAAGGCCGCCATCGTCGTCGGCAGGCGCTGAGAGGGGCGGGCGGAGACCGGGCGGTGAGACGCTCCCGGCCCTTTCTTGTCCTTGCCGGCATCCACGCCGCTTCGCTGCCCTGCGCGGCGCTGGCCGCCGGTCTCGACGCCGGCCGGCCGGCCGCGTCGGCGCCGGAACGGACGGAGTGGGAAACGCTCCTGCTCGCGGTGATGCTCAACAGCGCGCGGACCGGCGTCCTGCTGACGGTGCTGAAACTGCCGGACAAGAGCCTGCTTGCGCGCGCCAGCGAGCTGCGCGCGCTTCGCGTCCAGGTCGATCCCCGGATGGTGAAGGACGATCTGGTCGCGCTCTCGGCGATCCCGGGGCTGAGGTTCGCGTATGACGAGCCCAGCCAGACGATCGCACTCACCATCGGCGAGCAGTCGCTCGATCCCTATCGGATCGAACTCGGCACCGGCCGGCGTGCGTTCGATGCCGGCCAGCTTCGCTCGACCCCGGGCGCGATCGTCAACTACGCCATCTATGCGACCCAGACGCGGGAGAGAACAGCCGTCGCCGGTACGGCGGGTTTCCGGGGCATGATCGGCGGCAGCGCCCTCACCACGGATTTCAACTTCAACAGCGACAGCCGCTGGGACGGCAAGGGCATCGTGCGGCTTGAGAGCGGCTGGCGGCTCATCGATCCGGAGGCAGTCCGTTCCTATGCGGTCGGCGACTTCGTTTCGAACGCACTGCCCTGGTCGAACAGCGTGCGGCTGGGCGGGGTTCAGATCGCCAGCGCGTTCGAACAGCGTCCCGATATCGTCACCACGCCGCTGCCGCGCTTCGCCGGATCGGCGGCGTTGCCGTCCACCCTCGATCTCTATCTGGATC
This genomic interval carries:
- the kbl gene encoding glycine C-acetyltransferase, yielding MAGGFYDRIEAELSAIRADGLMKPERVLTTPQGAAVRIEGGPPSMLNLCANNYLGLAADPRVVEAAIAATRNWGAGLASVRFICGTQTLHKQLEAETAAYLGYDDAILFAAAFDANGGVFEPLLSAEDAIVSDTLNHASIIDGVRLSKAKRYRYATSDIADLERVLTTARADGARTILIATDGVFSMDGAIAPLDEIAALAQRFDALLLVDDCHATGIIGEGGRGSGAFRGVADKVDILTGTYGKALGGAMGGFVAARQPVIDLLRQRARPYLFSNALAPAICGASLAAIGIAASDEGDALRRHLAANAALFRDRLTHAGFDLLPGEHPIIPVMLHDAAKAQRAAAELIDAGVLVAGFSFPVVPHGKARIRTQMSAGLTADQVEQAADIFVSVGRKLDLIP
- a CDS encoding helix-turn-helix domain-containing protein; the encoded protein is MHAPSARNGTAMSSDGSPQIGPFIQAFRKRQSLTLDDLARMSSVSRSMLSQIERGQANPTLATVWSLANALKVDVAELIGVTAREARDQIEVASEAFTPEIRTDDGLCTLRILSPANHAETLEWYELRFEPGGSLVSQPHAKGTREHLTVLEGTFEVEAGTQKVAVPQGSTARYAADVPHRITNKAKRRARALLVVAS
- a CDS encoding fimbrial biogenesis chaperone, translated to MTRSSLISFVLAACVPALVPVAPAWAARLRISPIGVHLTATERAGAITIVNTDDRPVNLQLRIYEWSEREDGQEQLDRTDDMIVSPPAITVPAGASYTIRVARPMIAPVNGELAYRLLIDELPQPDDPRTTGQGVKMVLRNSLPVFVTDAKAMAELKWAVWQDEAGVHVRAENQGKRHAKIVNLMLQTPSGHPLSFGGGLNGYVLGGATRVFTLPVDAPGAGARLRDGDSVSLVAKNDALDVKAAIVVGRR